The region TAATGGGCTCAAGGATCACAGccaatgcctttatccctaagTTTTGCTTGGACATTTCTTATTCTTTTCTTCCACcgggatgctcatttttgcctaagtcaccctttcgggtttttgaCTTAGCGAGCCTTATATTtgttccctaacttttgcatggacaacTCATTTTTCTGGTCCATCGcgatagccatttttgcctagatcaATCTTACGAAGATTAATCTAGCGGGCTTtcatcatttctttttaggcataatatgTTTTGACTATGTATGCATTCACTGACGATGGCAAGTCTTCCCCATCCATTATTGTGAGGATTAGAGACCCACCTGAGAAGGCCTTCTTGATGACAAAAGGCccctcatagttgggagtccatttgcctcgcGGGTCTGAGTGAATATAAGAATACCTTTTGAGCACGAGTTCTCCTGTGCGGTACTCACGAGGAagaaccttcttgtcaaaagctcGTTTGAGACGTCTTTGGTATAATTGACCTTGATAGACGACCATCAAATTCTTTTCTTCGAtcagattcagctggtcataccgcgattgaacccattcagcttcatcgAGGTCAACCTCCATGATGACTCTATGTGAAGGGATCTCGACTTCAATCGGTAGGACaacctccatcccatataccaacgaggATGAAGTTGCCCTAGTGGATGTGCGGACTGAGGTTCTGTAACCGTgcagagcaaagggtaacatctcatgccagtccttgtacgtcttgaccattttctggatgattctcttgatattcttattggtTGCTTCTACGGCGCCGTTCATCTTGGGCcggtatggtgaagagttgtgatgctcgatcttaaattcttcgcacaactccttcatcatatTGTTGTTGAGGAAACTGGcgttgtcagtgatgatcttgctaggtatcccatagcggcagattatctctttcttgataaatcGGGTAACCACTTGTCGAGTGACATTAGCATAAGAAGAAACTTcgacccatttcgtgaagtaatCGATGGGGACTAGGATGAatcgatgtccattggaagctttaggctctatCATCCTAATCATATCGATGCTCTACATAGAAAAAGGCCACGTAGAAGTCAAAACGTTCAATGGAGTCGGTGGCACAAAGATCTTGTCACCGTATATCTGGAATTTGTGACATCTTTTAATAAAGTTGTAACAGTCAACCTCCATTGTCGTCAAATAATATCCAGCCCGAATGATCTTCTTGGCCATAGCAGGACCCTCTGCATGTACACCCTTGCAACCTTCATGTATGGATTTTATGATCGTACTAGCTTCGTGTCTATCTATGCATCTGAGCAGTACAAAGTCATAATTTCgcttgtacaacacatcaccgTTTAGGAAGAACTTGGAAGAGAGTCTTCTCATAGCCTTCTTGTCGGTAACAGATATACCCTCGGGATATTGCCGTTTTTCTAGAAATGTCTTTATGTCGTAGAACAAGGGCTTATCATCAAGATCAACCTCAATTGCTAGACaatgtgctggttcatctaaGTGGTCAATATGAATGGATGGTGCTTCGTTCTTCCATTTGACTTCGAACATAGATGCCAACGTGGCTAGAGCATCTGCTAACTGTTTTTCTTCCCTAGAAATATGGTGAAAAGAGATTTCATCAAAGTAGGTTACCCGTTTTCTGATATGCTCTTTGTAAGGTATCAACTTGCTATCCCGAGTCTCCCAATCACCTTTTACCTGACTGATTACCAGAGTTGAATCATTGTATACTTCACGAATATTGATCCTTAAGTCAATCGCCGCCTCTAAACCGTAGATACATGCTTTATATTCTTCCATATTATTGGTGCAGTCAAAACACAATCTAGCGGTAAATGGAAGGTGGAAACCAGTTGGAGAAGTGATAACAACACCTATGCCATGGCCTCGAGCATTGGAAGAACcgtcgaacacgagcgtccatcgcGATCCTGGCTCGGGGCCTGCTTCAAAGCCTGACACAGTGAAGTCTTTGATAAACATAATGTCTTCGTCTGGGAAGTCAAACCTCAACGGTTGATAACCTTCGACAGGTAGGTGAGCAGGGTAGTCAGACAAAACACTCCCTTTTATTGCTTTCTGGGTCACATACTAGATGTCATACTCGGTCAACAACATTTTCCATCGAGCAATTCTACCAGTAACAGCAGGCTTTTCGAAGATATACTttatcggatccattttggatatcaataaagtggtatggcaaatcatatattgtctcaggTGTCGAGCAGCCCAAGTCAAAGaacaacaagttttctctagaAGTGAGTATCGGGTCTCACATTTAGTGAATTTCTTGCTGagatagtaaatagcatgttcTTTCTTGCCTGTGTCGTCATGTTGACCCAAAACGCAATCCATAGATTCATTGAGCACTGTGAGGTACATAATGAGGGGCCTACCAGGAACCGGTGGTATCaggattggtggttcttgcaagtacttttttattttatcgAATTCCATTTGGCAATCGTCGTTCCATACAATTGATTGATTATTTCTCAATagtttgaatatcggttcgcagGTAGCCGTTAAGtgtgatatgaatctggagatgtaATTGAGTCACCCAAGGAAACCTAGGACTTCTTTCTCTGTTCGGGGAGCTGGCATTTCTTGGATGGCTCGAACTTTgtcgggatcaacctcaatacctttctgaCTGACTATGAAACCCAAGAGTTTACTGGATCGGGCCCCAAAAGTACATTTAGCTGGATTCAGGCGTAGTTTAAACTTTTGGAGTCTGACAAACAATTTCCTTAGGTTCACCAAGTGATCTTCTTTAATtctggatttggcaatcatgtcgtccatataaacctcaatctcttcatgaatcatgtcgtgaaagagagttACCATGGCACGCtgatatgttgcccctgcattcttcaggccgaatggcattactttatagTAGTAAGTTCCCCAGGGTGTGATGAAAGTTGTCTTCTTCATATCTTCTGGCGACATCTTTATATGATTGTACccggagaacccatccatgaaagaaaagacggaaaattgagttgtattatcaaccaaaacatcaatatgaggcaaagggaagTTATCCTTTGGACTCACTCTGTTGAGGTCTCGATAATTTACACACATTgtgactttaccatccttcttcggaactgGAACGATATTGGCAACCCACTGCAGATACTCAGAAATGGATAAGAAGCCAGTCTCAAGCTGCTTCTaaacctcttccttgatcttgagtGCCATGTCGGGTCTAGTCCTTTTGAGCTTTTACTTGACTGAAGGACATTCAGGCTTGAATGGCAAGTGATGTTCAATAATGTTGGTGTCTaatcctggcatatcttgatacgaccaagcgaagacgtcaacatattcaCGCAATAACTCTACCAACTCGGAGTGTACATGCTTGGCCAGAGATGCCCCAACTTTTACTTCTTTTTTGTCAGTTCCAGAGCCTAAGTTAATGATATCCACTGGTTCTTTGTATGATTGGATCTATTTTTCTTCGTGCTCGAGGAGCCGTGCTAGTTCAGCTggtaattcacaatcttcctcattGTCGTCTTCAGCTTGGTTGATTGGAAATCCAGATTTACTGTTGATTTTAGCCATGTTGTAATCAACAGTTTTGTTTACTCTGCATatgatgagcttattttagtatgCTTTTTTGAGAAATgtggaaaaaagaaaaagaaatcttTGCCATTTCGTTGTTTTTAGTGAAAAAGGAAAAATAACTGAAAGAAAAGGGAACACAAGTTTTGCATGCAAAAGAGTACTTTTTATTTattcacataatacttttaaacatggAGGCCCTTACAAGCTATCCTCTCGTCTCGGGCGAGGACGAGGGATtgagaaaacaaaatgcattacgtTTTTTCCGATTACACTATGGGAATCACGATAGCTATCCAATTGGGAAGCTTGAACCCTGGAGGACATCTGCATATGAGGCTGGGTGCCCCTGGTTTGCTATCGCAAGACTCTTCAATAACTGCCGCAGTATGCTTATTTTGAAAGCTAACGCTGCTGAATTTGACCGAGTTGAGCTACTTTTTATTTGGGCTTGCCTTGCGTGCTGTTGGGTGATAACCAATACCGAGCCTGTCACGCTTCTCTGCCATGTTGACAACCTTACCCCAACCGGGAAGCGAGCCTTTCTCCAATGTCTGATTGGCACTTTTCGCTGAGGATAGAATGGTAGCGGATGATTGGTTATGATTGGCGGTAGCGGAACTGACTTCTTCAAACTCTAAATAGTGGAGCGAAACCTCAACAATCCCTTCATCTGTTTCGACATATCTGAACGAGGAGAGTTCGCTAACCAACATATCTTCTTCACCATACACAATTACCAGTTTATCATCGATCAAGAACTTCAGCCTTTGGTGTAATGTAGAGGTGACTGCCTCAGTGGCATGAATCCACGGTCTACCCAACATACAACTGTAAGCTGGGttgatatccatgacttggaaggTGATGCTGAACTGGTAGGGTCCAACACATATGGGCAAATCGACTTCCCTAATAACCTGCCTTCGGGAACCATCAAAAGCTCGGACGATCAGTGTGCTGGTCCTCATCTCGGGCCCTTTAAACTGCAATTGTCTTAATGtagattttggcaatacattaagcGAAGATCCAGTGTCAATGAGGACTCGAGATAGAAGAGAGTTTGTGCACGTGATTGAAATATGTAGTGCTTTATTATAAGCACTTCCCTCAAGAGGTAGGTTTGCTTCATTAAATCCCAGATACCTACTGGCGGAAATATTAGCAACCACGTCGTCAAACTGATCGACCGTGATATCTTGCATCACATGAGCGACATTCAGGACTTTCAGCAATGCTTTGCgatgagcctcagaactcaaAAGCAAAGACAAACTGGAGATTTTGGAGGGGGTCTGGTTCAACTGGTCGACAATTTtgaaatcactcttcttgatcaatttgagGAATTCTTGGCTTTCCTTAAAAGTGATGATATTCTTGTGATCTTCAACTTGTTCTTTATCAACCATCGGCCCTTTACCCTTAGACATTTCAGATTCTGCAGCTTTATTGTCAATAACCTTTGTCGGCACCGAAGTAGTTGTCATGTTCGGAGTGGCAGGTACAGTTGTCATGCCTGCGAAGTCGGAGTAAGAATGACCTTCTCCTTAGGCGGGATAACTGTGGGTGTTGGAGAcgaatacacgaccactacgcGTCATGCCTCCCGCTCCAGCGATGTTGACGATTTCAGTGTCAGGAATGCGAATTTCTTTACCTCCCAAATACGTTGTAGTCTCGTAATTCCAAGGCATtgccttggtattttgatatgGAAGCAGACTAGGGACACGAAAATGAATTGGCTGAATCCTCTTGGGAGGAGCTTCAACCTTCTTTTTTCTATACAAAATTGTTATTGGTTCAATTACTGCCACCTCTTCTGTTGCCTTAGACTTGGAGAACTGTATCAAACCTTGGTCCATAAGTTCATGTACACAACCCCTCAACTTGTCGCAATTGTCTGGATCAAACTCGCATACTACACAATCATCATGCACCTGCTAGAAACCCAAATTGTTCAAGCCTCTGTAACACAAGTGACATTGGAGTCTTCACATCTTCGGCCCTTAGTATGGACTCGGTAGTCTCCTCTTCGACCACAGCATTGACTGCTGCGCCACTGTGATTCGGCAAAGGTTTCGTCTTCACATTAGGTTTTTCTTCAGAGAAGGTCAGGATGTCTTGATTGATCAAATCTTGGATTTTGTACTTGAACGCCCAACAATCTTCTGTAGAATGCCCTATGAATTCGGTGTGTAAGCGCATGAAGCGTTAGGATCATGCTTAGGGAGGAATGGAGGAGTGGCCGTATTTCTTTCGGTACGATAGCCCCCACATAAATCAGATAAGGCACCAAGTCTGCATATGGTACCGAAATCTTGTCAATTTGGGGACGATTACCAAAACTGTTTCGGCTGTTCTGACCTCGACCTTGCCTTTTGTTGTCACAATTGTATTACTGGTTTGGATTTTTCTGGGCGGGTACTGATTATTGATTACCTTTCTGCGGTTGATACTGAAATGGTGGTTATTGATACTGAGCAGCAACGACATATAGATACGGATAATACGGCATAGGGGCCATCGGAAATTGATATTGGGGGCGGGCACTCGCCGTCACAGCGTTTGCTTCCCCCTCTTTCTTTTTTGCGAAGGCCCTATGTGGCCTCTTGTTCGTAGTCTGCGGAGCGGTTGTATCTGTGATCTTCCCCGATTTCAGCCCATTTTTTACACGCTCCCCAATAGTTACTATATCAGCAAAGTTTGTCGATGAACTGCCGATCATCTTCTCATAATACATCCCTTGGAGTGTACCCATGAAGATATCTACCAATTCGTTATCAGAAAGTGTTGGTCGGACCCTAGATGCCATTTCACGCTAAcattgagcatactctttgaaggtTTCATTAGATCTCTGTGCTTAGTTCTGTAACTGAAGCCTTGTCGGAGCCATGTCAAGGTTGTACTTATATTATTTCAAAAATGCCTCGGATAGGTCCCTCCATGACCGAATCTTTGAACGttccaaacccatataccaatTCAGGGAAGCCCCAgacaggctatcctggaagtaatggATCAGGAGGTTGTCATTATCGATATACGATGCCATTTTCCTGCCGTACATGGTGATGTGACTGCGCGCACAACTGAGGCCTTTGTATTTCGAGAGGTCAGGAACCTTGAATTTCTGTGGGAGCATTATGTTCGGAACCAAGCAGAGGTCTCGAGCGTCGATGCCAAAGGCGGAGAAACCCTCGATGGCCCTTATTTTGTCGTCTAAGAGCTGGTAATCTGCAGGTCTGGCCCGATCCGCAACGGGAGGAGCGACCTGATTGAATGGTCGAGAGGTTTTGGGAGCTATCTGTGTAGGCATGTTCAGAAAAAACAACATCTGAGGCGGTCATGAGACACCCAGAGGCACTGTCTGAACGGCGTGCACCAAGTGAGGATACTATCCACCAGCCTGAGCATTAGGGGCATGAGGTGCCCCTGTTTGCACATACTGGAGTGCAGGATTGACATGTGCATAGGTCATCATGGGCACAGAGGTTTCCCCAGGATAACTGAAGGGAGCAGCTTGATTTGCGCTCGCAGGTTGAGCGGCTTAGGCAGGAACCTGAAAGTGGAGGCGCGGGCCTCGATACTCGCCTTCAGCATCAGGAGTTTCGTGTGGAACCTGACCTTGAATATCCTAAGGGTTGACAGCATCAACCAGAGGAGTCTGACCATTTGGGATTCCCCATGGGAAGGTAGGGTTTCCAGCAACAACAGTGGTGGTGAGAGTGGGATGAGGGAAGAAGGCACCCCCATTGGTTAGGTGAGCAGCTAACTTTGGGGCATTCCCTAAGGGTAGGCAGTAGTAAGCCTACTTGTGTCAGCGGGAACTAACTGGCGGTTCTCAGAAGTCGATACTACGGTCTCCACCGGAGTTTCAACAGTAGTACCAACGGTAACAACAGGATTGGCCACCCCAGCAGCACGGATGGCATTGTCATCAGCAGTGTTAGAGGCAAGAGCCCTCTGAGTTTGGAGGAGTTCCAAGATGGCCTCCACGTTTCCTTGGAACAGGTCCATTCGGCCCTGGACTTGGGCGAGTGATTCACTGACAATAGCGTTATCAGCTTCAAAGTCATCCATGATCCTGGTTTTGTTTGAACGAGTGAAGTATTGATGACGAGTCGTCGTTTTTGATGCGGAAAGATGGCGAGAGTAAGCATTTTTTTTCTAGAGGCTTATGACAAATAAATGCGTGAATGCATGCATGTATGCAAAACAGATTGATGTGCATATTTATTTATGTTATATTCATTTTTTTGTAAAGGAAGAAATTTCCAACGAATTCGTGAGTTTGTTTATCAACATAAGCAAATACAAAGCGTAAAGAGAGACAGTCTGTGAAGCCAAGAAACTCTTTTATTCGTATATCAAGAAAGCGGAATACAAGTACATATTAATGAGCTGCCCATTGGGCTACAAAAGTCTCAAAATCGACCCTATCAGACATCAACCTAGTAAACAAGAGTGAATTACAAATCAAGCTTAAAGATCAGTATTCATAAACATCTTGACAATAACTCCTCGTAATAAGTCTGAGAATTCGGGGATAGGCATGTGCCCCACTTTCCCAACATTGTGCCCTCCTCAGGTGGTTGGTCGGGATCAGGTCCGCTTGAAATGCTTCTCACAAATGTTTTCTCCTGGTTGGGGAGATCTTCAGGATGTCCATTCACTTGTGGTAGTAGGCTGGTGTCTTCCAGGTTCTTGTGTGGTCACTCTTTTAGCTCGTGGATCTCCTCAAGTCTCTGGTTTAGCTCATTCTGATTCTGGCGAAGAGTGACTTCTAGATGCTTGGTGCAACTTTGCTCATCCTTCAGCTCTTTCTTGCAAGCTTCTAGCAGACTTCAGAGCTTCTTGGTCTGTTCTCTGTAATTGAGATCCACTTTGCAAGCCTGGTATTAAGTCTCGGCTAACTGTTTATTTTTGGTTGTCAAACTGGCATAAGTTCCCTTGAGTGTGTCACCCTCTTTGATTCTTTTGAATACCTCTGTTTGCACCACATCATCTGCTTGACGCACTCTGTCTCTCTTCTGATTCAGATTGAACTTCAAAGTTTCTTTCTCCAAGGAGATCTTACCAAGTCTAGATTTGAGATCAACATTCTCTTTTTCTAGGGTCTTTATAACTCTTTTCAATTCATCGACTTCAGAAGTTTGATGGATTACTGGTTCAAGAGGCTTGACGCTCATGGACGATTCAGGCAGAAATGGCAGCAAAATCTCACTAACTCTGTCTTTTACCCACTTGGTGTAAGCTTCCTTGGCAATGCAATTCTTCTTACCCATTTCTGCTCTTCCTTGAGGACAAATCGCTCCCCAAGCCTTGACAATCTTCTTGACTAGTTTTGGCTCTTCGACCCCTTCATACAAGACGAAACCTTCTACACTCTTGAGATCAGGCTTGTCTACCATGGGGTATCCCAACTGTCATAGTGCCAACCTCAGATTGTAACTGATTCCCCCTTtcgtaccaagaagaggtacattaggaaaATCACCACAGTTCATGATAAGCTTGACACTGTCGTAGATTCAAAAATACCAAGAGATATCTTCCGTCTTCAAGGACATGATCCGATGGGACCACTTTAAGTTGTCTTTGTTCTCAACAAAAGGGCCTTTGCTGGGTAGATGCGAAATAAACCATCTATACAGCAAAGGGGTGCAGCAGACGATGATTCCCTTCTTCTTCTGGGTCCTCACATGGATGGAATAATAAGTATCAGCAAGAAGAGTGGGAATAGGATTATGAGTTAGGAAGATATGAATAGCAGCCAAATCTACGAATTCTTCCATATTCAGAAACAATACGATCCCATGGATTAGTAGAGCTAGATTGGCGTTGAAATTCGTCCAACTCCCAGCATCGACGAAGGCAATAGCTTTGTCCACTAGAAACTTTGAGGTGAAGCCATCAATTCCACCCTTAGGTTTCAATTTCAGTTCCACTTCCTTCTTCCTTATGTGGAGAGCTTCAACAAGGTCTTGATATTTGGGAAGTTCCTTAGTGCAGACATAAGGCACTTGGTTCTTGATCCTAATACCCAGAATTTGTGaatactcttccaatgtaggtGCCAATTGGTAATCTTGGAATGTAAAGCATCTCAGGGGAGGATTGTAGAATTGCACCAGAGTGTGCACATCAGGGATATTGACTTCGGTGTTCAGGATGCCTAAAAGGTTGCCATAGGATGTCTTGAAATCATCTTTATGTCTAAGATCTAGACATTCCCCTAGTCCTCTTAAGACAACCAACTGAGGTTCCACGAACTTGTAATTGTGAATGTTCTTTCTCTCGGGATTCATGATTCGCTTCAAATGCTTAGTCAACAAACTGGACTCTTGAATTCCTGGAAAAGAAATGCATATGCAAATTTTTTGTCATGATGAATGATAATGTAATGATGGGATGATATAAGTCACACAGATTCAAAACTCTGATATGTTCTGAAGAATCTGTATATGCCATTTGTTGCaggttcaaaggttcgacgtAACGTGAGTATCAAGGTAGGTAGAATTTATGGCTTCCTGCAATATAAACCCATATCCCCCTTACAGGTATGGACTATGCTCCAAGGTGGTCCCTAgaaggtctcccagagtcatcgactcgAAATGGAAATACCCTGCCGTAGTGAATACTCAtaggacaaaagtacttccaagtgaatctagtctgggtgtggttctcgtGACAACCCAACGCGTGAAACACAGGCgtacacgactatccacgagtctaacctatgtgtatactaagctcgGTTATAGAGCTTTCCTCTCATGTAGCCTATCCCCTCCCAACAACAGCATGACAGATAATATCCATAATATAAAGCAAATAAGAAATACAATAAATAGAAGCGAGTAAATCTATAAAGGCAAGCACCTGAAACTAGCGAGGGAATAacctaaactaggctcgactcTTTTTAGCGATTAGGAAGTACTCCAAGTAGCAAAGTATCCCCATCAGATTCGCTagctgaagctagcggaaatatacccgaacacatcacacgctcgaacatacaatagAGTCTCCATCGAACTTTTTTTATCCCCAAAAAGATGGggaaacatcgataaaacccgggggaaagagatatactgggaaaggaagtcggttatgcaaggggaaggtattagcaccccaaacattTGTGGcactccatgggaaccattttgattcttctcgctcgaataggtgttatatctaaagattactcacaaaagaatgagaaaaggaaagaaatagataaagtgctcggtgaggattagggccctcatgtgtacgtatcctcatagtgcaatgaaGAATTCAGAGCTTTGTAGTTCGAGGAACTAGAGGCAGGAGATGAAAAAGATTGTGTGATAAAGGTAAGGTCTGAACCAAAAAATAGTGTTtttaactccaacaagggtgaaaagatgaacccaagagtaaggtggaTATTACTAATACGTGGACCAGCAGGCCTCCACTATAAGGTAAAGCCgaaaaaagaaggaattaagtgtttgaggttgtagcccaaacatctcttggttcaaaaggtgacgcaagaaggagcacacagaggtagtgtatttggcttAAAAGTAATTGGTATATCCCATGGAGTGAAGGAAGGTAGAATGTGGATGTATCTTGGAGATGAACGGaatgaagtgaccgaagtcacaaAAATCGAATATTTGGTGATAAGTGACTAGAGAAGTATTATTTGAAATGAAAAGGTGAAATTTTATTGGAATCCATAAAAGAAatgagatttctaccatagagggaaacagCTCTAACCGCTACGTGGATCAGCAGGTCGCCACTATAGGGAGTATAGAcaaaaaaagaaggaattaaatgtttgaggttgtagcccaaacaactctaggtagaaaggcggactacattaggtgtcctaaaagggtatgtatggaa is a window of Lathyrus oleraceus cultivar Zhongwan6 chromosome 6, CAAS_Psat_ZW6_1.0, whole genome shotgun sequence DNA encoding:
- the LOC127096308 gene encoding uncharacterized protein LOC127096308 codes for the protein MFIKDFTVSGFEAGPEPGSRWTLVFDGSSNARGHGIGVVITSPTGFHLPFTARLCFDCTNNMEEYKACIYGLEAAIDLRINIREVYNDSTLVISQVKGDWETRDSKLIPYKEHIRKRVTYFDEISFHHISREEKQLADALATLASMFEVKWKNEAPSIHIDHLDEPAHCLAIEVDLDDKPLFYDIKTFLEKRQYPEGISVTDKKAMRRLSSKFFLNGDVLYKRNYDFVLLRCIDRHEASTIIKSIHEGCKGVHAEGPAMAKKIIRAGYYLTTMEVDCYNFIKRCHKFQIYGDKIFVPPTPLNVLTSTWPFSM
- the LOC127096309 gene encoding uncharacterized protein LOC127096309, which encodes MNPERKNIHNYKFVEPQLVVLRGLGECLDLRHKDDFKTSYGNLLGILNTEVNIPDVHTLVQFYNPPLRCFTFQDYQLAPTLEEYSQILGIRIKNQVPYVCTKELPKYQDLVEALHIRKKEVELKLKPKGGIDGFTSKFLVDKAIAFVDAGSWTNFNANLALLIHGIVLFLNMEEFVDLAAIHIFLTHNPIPTLLADTYYSIHVRTQKKKGIIVCCTPLLYRWFISHLPSKGPFVENKDNLKWSHRIMSLKTEDISWYF